Proteins co-encoded in one Pseudomonas fluorescens genomic window:
- the cysM gene encoding cysteine synthase CysM, translating into MTLQYPTIADCVGNTPLVRLQRLPGVTSNTLLLKLEGNNPAGSVKDRPALSMITRAELRGQIHAGDTLIEATSGNTGIALAMAAAIKGYKMILIMPDNSSAERKAAMTAYGAQLILVSQEEGMEGARDLAQRMEAEGRGKVLDQFANGDNPEAHYTTTGPEIWRQTQGSITHFVSSMGTTGTIMGVSRYLKEQNDNVQIIGLQPMEGSAIPGIRRWPQEYLPKIYQADRVDRIVDMAQSEAEDVTRRLAREEGIFCGVSSGGAVAAMLRLSKEVENAVIVAIICDRGDRYLSTGIFDAPN; encoded by the coding sequence ATGACCTTGCAGTACCCAACCATCGCCGATTGCGTCGGCAACACGCCGCTGGTGCGTTTGCAGCGCCTGCCCGGTGTCACCAGCAACACCCTATTGCTCAAGCTCGAAGGGAACAATCCTGCGGGTTCGGTGAAGGATCGTCCGGCGCTGTCGATGATCACCCGTGCCGAGTTGCGCGGGCAGATCCACGCCGGCGATACGCTGATCGAAGCGACCTCGGGCAATACGGGGATCGCGCTGGCCATGGCTGCCGCGATCAAGGGTTACAAGATGATCCTGATCATGCCGGACAACTCCAGCGCCGAGCGCAAGGCGGCGATGACCGCTTATGGCGCGCAGCTGATTCTGGTCAGCCAGGAAGAGGGCATGGAAGGTGCTCGCGATCTGGCTCAGCGAATGGAAGCCGAAGGCCGTGGCAAGGTGCTGGATCAGTTCGCCAACGGGGACAACCCCGAAGCGCACTACACCACCACCGGCCCGGAAATCTGGCGTCAGACCCAGGGCTCCATCACCCATTTCGTCAGCTCCATGGGGACCACCGGGACCATCATGGGCGTGTCGCGCTACCTGAAAGAGCAGAACGACAACGTACAGATCATCGGCCTGCAACCGATGGAAGGCTCGGCCATTCCCGGCATTCGCCGCTGGCCGCAGGAATACCTGCCGAAGATCTATCAGGCCGACCGCGTCGACCGCATCGTCGACATGGCGCAAAGCGAAGCCGAGGACGTCACCCGGCGTCTGGCCCGCGAAGAAGGCATCTTTTGTGGCGTGTCCTCGGGCGGTGCAGTGGCAGCAATGCTGCGCCTGTCCAAAGAAGTT
- a CDS encoding sensor histidine kinase — protein MKVSDLPGRHSLFWKLACLLVAFCLLMIWLSWSWGRYMEERNQFLSDEARGTLTRYAAEAERAWQQNERDGIDSWLQSMELREAGWVGVIGGNLQSLGSQPLNAQELQRLTFLRGLEWPIHKKGRPWLRVPFPTDPTAGSLVIELPERFLPGKYRVFWRVITNGVIPGLFTLLLCVGLYRLLVVPLNNLREQANAWRADQLNVRLSSGITERQDELGELARAFDSMSERLQSTVALQQQLLRDLSHELRTPLSRLRVASESEQQLQSLRERIGREVDVMQRLVEDTLQLAWLDTERAPLPDEAIQIQALWEMLTENACYESCCPVGQLQCGVEACCWVRGNLNTLAQALENILRNAIRHSPPGGIVRLDGRRDGDYWHLWLEDEGGGVAEADLERIFSPFIRLDGSRPGDGGFGLGLSIARNAVQRQGGTLWAENGPSGLRLNLRLVADDSAVSPEAFAGTPVPAVDMGRPQIV, from the coding sequence ATGAAGGTGTCTGACCTGCCGGGACGGCATTCACTGTTCTGGAAACTGGCGTGTCTGCTGGTGGCGTTCTGTCTGCTGATGATCTGGCTGAGCTGGTCCTGGGGCCGGTACATGGAGGAGCGCAACCAGTTCCTCTCCGACGAGGCGCGGGGCACGCTGACGCGTTATGCCGCCGAAGCCGAGCGCGCCTGGCAGCAGAACGAGCGCGATGGCATCGATAGCTGGTTGCAAAGCATGGAGCTGCGCGAAGCCGGCTGGGTCGGGGTGATCGGTGGCAATCTGCAGTCGCTGGGCAGCCAGCCGTTGAACGCTCAAGAGCTTCAGCGCCTGACCTTCCTGCGCGGCCTTGAGTGGCCGATTCACAAAAAGGGCCGGCCGTGGCTGCGGGTTCCATTTCCCACTGACCCGACCGCCGGCAGTCTGGTCATCGAGTTGCCGGAGCGATTTCTGCCGGGCAAATACCGGGTGTTCTGGCGGGTCATCACCAACGGTGTGATTCCCGGTCTGTTCACCCTGCTGCTGTGCGTCGGCCTGTATCGCCTGCTGGTGGTGCCGCTGAACAATCTGCGCGAGCAGGCCAATGCGTGGCGCGCCGATCAACTGAATGTGCGGTTGTCGAGCGGCATCACCGAGCGCCAGGATGAGCTTGGCGAACTGGCCCGTGCTTTCGACTCGATGTCCGAACGCCTGCAATCCACCGTGGCCCTGCAACAGCAACTGTTGCGCGACCTGTCCCACGAGCTGCGCACACCCCTGAGCCGGTTGCGAGTCGCCAGCGAAAGCGAGCAGCAGTTGCAATCGTTGCGCGAACGTATCGGTCGTGAAGTTGACGTGATGCAGCGACTGGTGGAGGACACCCTGCAACTGGCCTGGCTCGACACCGAACGCGCACCGTTGCCGGACGAAGCGATCCAGATCCAGGCACTGTGGGAAATGCTCACCGAAAACGCCTGCTACGAAAGCTGCTGTCCGGTGGGGCAGTTGCAGTGTGGGGTAGAAGCTTGCTGCTGGGTGCGCGGCAATCTCAACACCCTGGCCCAGGCCTTGGAAAACATCCTGCGCAACGCCATTCGTCATTCGCCACCGGGCGGTATCGTGCGGCTCGACGGGCGACGGGACGGCGATTACTGGCACTTGTGGCTGGAGGACGAGGGTGGCGGTGTGGCGGAAGCGGATCTGGAGCGGATCTTCTCGCCGTTCATCCGACTCGACGGCTCGCGGCCGGGGGACGGTGGATTTGGTCTGGGGCTGAGCATCGCGAGGAACGCGGTGCAACGCCAGGGCGGAACTCTTTGGGCCGAGAACGGCCCGTCGGGATTGCGCTTGAATCTGCGCTTGGTGGCGGATGACAGTGCTGTCAGTCCCGAAGCGTTTGCTGGTACACCGGTGCCCGCTGTGGACATGGGGCGCCCGCAGATTGTGTGA
- a CDS encoding response regulator transcription factor, producing the protein MTPVSVGQPRILSIEDDPVLGAYVHEQLGRSGFQVTWCQNGSEGLSIARRQPFDVVLMDILLPGLDGLNVLTQLRQSHSTPVLLMSALGAEADRISGFRLGADDYLPKPFSMAELHVRIEAILRRVALDRRPTAVAPVVPVGGLRFDDEQCDVFYLDQPAGLTRSEFRLLETLNRNDEEVLSKAFLYQHVLQRGYAAHDRSLDMHISQIRRKLKSIGYTEREVRTVWGKGYVLSAVDEGV; encoded by the coding sequence ATGACTCCTGTCTCTGTTGGCCAGCCACGCATTCTTTCCATCGAAGACGATCCTGTGCTCGGTGCCTATGTTCACGAACAACTGGGACGCAGCGGTTTTCAGGTCACCTGGTGCCAGAACGGCAGCGAAGGCCTGAGCATCGCCCGTCGCCAGCCGTTCGATGTGGTGTTGATGGACATTCTGCTGCCGGGCCTCGACGGTCTGAACGTGCTGACTCAACTGCGCCAGAGCCATTCGACGCCGGTGCTGCTGATGTCGGCGCTGGGGGCCGAGGCCGATCGCATCAGCGGATTTCGCCTCGGTGCCGACGACTACCTGCCCAAACCCTTCAGCATGGCCGAGCTGCATGTGCGGATCGAAGCGATCCTGCGCCGGGTCGCCCTCGACCGTCGTCCGACGGCCGTCGCCCCGGTGGTGCCGGTCGGCGGGCTGCGTTTCGACGACGAGCAGTGCGACGTTTTCTACCTCGACCAGCCCGCCGGCCTGACCCGCAGCGAATTCCGTCTGCTGGAAACCCTCAATCGCAATGATGAAGAGGTGCTGAGCAAGGCTTTCCTTTATCAGCACGTTCTCCAGCGTGGCTACGCGGCTCACGACCGCAGCCTCGACATGCACATCAGCCAGATCCGGCGCAAACTCAAATCGATCGGCTACACCGAACGGGAAGTGCGCACGGTGTGGGGCAAGGGCTACGTGCTGAGCGCCGTCGATGAAGGTGTCTGA
- a CDS encoding response regulator codes for MLKKLGIKGRVLLLTLLPTSLMALVLGGYFTWTQQSDLQAQLMQRGEMIAEQLAPLVARAMGHGDAELLERIATQSLEQPDVRAVTFLGPDRSPLAHAGPTMLNQAPSGDSTHLLRRSGNDATRYLLPVFGKHRNLAGEMIPDESERLLGWVELELSHNGMLLRGYRSLFASLLLIAAGLAGAALLALRMGRTINRPISQIKQAVAQLKDGHLETRLPPLGSQELDELASGINRMAGTLQNAREELQHSVDQATEDVRQNLETIEIQNIELDLARKEALEASRIKSEFLANMSHEIRTPLNGILGFTHLLQKSELTPRQLDYLGTIEKSADSLLGIINEILDFSKIEAGKLVLDHIPFNLRDLLQDTLTILAPAAHAKQLELVSLVYRDTPLSLVGDPLRLKQILTNLVSNAIKFTREGTIVARAMLEEEHEDSVQLRISIQDTGIGLSNQDVRALFQAFSQADNSLSRQPGGTGLGLVISKRLIEQMGGEIGVDSTPGEGSEFWISLSLPKTRDDAEDLPVAPLLGRRVAVLENHELARQALQHQLEDCGLDVTPFNTLESLTNGITGAHQTDQAIDLAVLGITSNDMPPERLNQHIWDLEHLGCRVLVLCPTTELTLFHLSVPNPHSQLQSKPACTRKLRRALSDMVNPRQIRSEPGEPLSSRAPKVLCVDDNPANLLLVQTLLEDMGAKVLAVESGYAAVKAVQNESFDLVLMDVQMPGMDGRQSTETIRQWESERHCTPLPIVALTAHAMANEKRALLQSGMDDYLTKPISERQLAQVVLKWTGLALRNQAPDRGGENATGHQDLPVLDHEEGLRLAAGKADLAADMLAMLLASLEADREAIRTARDNQDQNGLLERVHRLHGATRYCGVPQLRAACQRSETLLKQEDPKAATALDELERAINRLAAQAKISA; via the coding sequence GTGCTCAAGAAACTGGGGATCAAAGGTCGCGTATTGTTGCTGACCCTGTTGCCGACCAGCCTGATGGCACTGGTGCTGGGCGGCTATTTCACCTGGACGCAGCAATCGGACCTGCAGGCCCAACTCATGCAGCGCGGCGAAATGATCGCCGAACAACTGGCCCCATTGGTGGCGCGAGCCATGGGCCACGGCGATGCCGAGCTGCTCGAACGCATCGCCACCCAGTCGCTTGAACAACCGGATGTCCGTGCGGTGACCTTCCTCGGCCCGGACCGTTCGCCACTGGCCCACGCCGGCCCGACCATGCTCAATCAGGCGCCGAGCGGCGACAGTACGCATTTGCTGCGTCGCAGCGGCAACGATGCCACTCGCTATCTGCTGCCGGTATTCGGCAAGCACCGCAATCTGGCCGGCGAGATGATCCCTGACGAGTCCGAACGGTTGCTCGGCTGGGTCGAGCTGGAACTCTCGCACAACGGCATGTTGCTGCGCGGTTACCGCAGCCTGTTCGCCAGCCTGTTGCTGATTGCCGCAGGACTGGCCGGCGCCGCATTGCTGGCCCTGCGCATGGGGCGCACGATCAACCGCCCGATCAGCCAGATCAAACAAGCGGTCGCGCAGCTCAAGGACGGTCATCTGGAAACCCGCCTGCCACCCCTCGGCAGTCAGGAGCTGGATGAACTGGCGTCCGGCATCAACCGCATGGCCGGCACCCTGCAGAACGCCCGGGAAGAACTGCAGCACAGCGTCGACCAGGCCACCGAAGACGTGCGCCAGAACCTGGAGACCATCGAGATCCAGAACATCGAACTGGACCTGGCCCGCAAGGAAGCCCTGGAAGCGAGCCGGATCAAGTCCGAGTTCCTCGCCAACATGAGCCATGAGATCCGCACACCGCTCAACGGCATTCTCGGCTTCACCCACCTGCTGCAGAAAAGCGAGCTGACCCCGCGCCAGCTCGACTACCTGGGTACCATCGAAAAGTCCGCCGACAGCCTGCTGGGGATCATCAACGAAATCCTCGACTTCTCGAAGATCGAGGCCGGCAAACTGGTGCTTGATCACATCCCGTTCAATCTGCGCGACCTGTTGCAGGACACCCTGACCATCCTCGCCCCCGCTGCCCATGCCAAGCAGCTGGAACTGGTGAGTCTGGTGTACCGCGACACGCCGCTGTCGCTGGTCGGAGATCCGCTGCGACTCAAGCAGATCCTCACCAATCTGGTGAGCAACGCCATCAAGTTCACCCGCGAGGGCACCATCGTCGCCCGCGCCATGCTCGAAGAAGAACACGAAGACAGCGTGCAACTGCGCATCAGCATTCAGGACACCGGCATCGGTCTGTCGAACCAGGACGTGCGGGCGTTGTTCCAGGCGTTCAGCCAGGCCGACAATTCGCTGTCGCGCCAGCCTGGCGGCACCGGTCTGGGGCTGGTGATTTCCAAGCGCCTGATCGAACAGATGGGCGGCGAAATCGGCGTCGACAGCACCCCGGGCGAAGGCTCGGAATTCTGGATCAGCCTGAGCCTGCCCAAGACCCGCGACGATGCCGAAGACCTGCCCGTCGCACCATTGCTCGGGCGCCGGGTCGCGGTACTGGAAAACCACGAACTGGCGCGTCAGGCATTGCAGCATCAACTGGAAGACTGCGGTCTGGACGTCACCCCGTTCAATACCCTGGAAAGCCTGACCAATGGCATCACCGGCGCCCATCAGACCGATCAGGCAATCGACCTCGCGGTGCTCGGCATCACCAGCAACGACATGCCGCCGGAACGACTCAACCAGCACATCTGGGATCTCGAACACCTCGGTTGCCGGGTACTGGTGCTGTGCCCGACCACCGAACTGACGCTGTTCCATCTTTCGGTGCCCAACCCCCACAGCCAGCTCCAGTCCAAACCGGCCTGTACCCGCAAGTTGCGCCGGGCATTGTCGGACATGGTCAACCCGCGGCAAATACGCAGCGAGCCCGGTGAACCGCTGTCGAGCCGTGCACCGAAAGTGCTGTGTGTCGACGACAACCCGGCCAACCTGCTGCTGGTACAGACGCTGCTTGAAGACATGGGCGCCAAGGTGCTGGCCGTGGAAAGCGGGTATGCGGCGGTCAAGGCCGTACAGAACGAATCCTTCGACCTGGTGCTGATGGACGTGCAGATGCCTGGCATGGACGGACGTCAAAGCACCGAGACCATCCGCCAGTGGGAAAGCGAGCGCCATTGCACGCCGCTGCCGATCGTCGCCCTCACCGCCCACGCCATGGCCAACGAAAAACGTGCACTGCTGCAAAGCGGCATGGACGACTACCTGACCAAGCCGATCAGTGAGCGGCAACTGGCGCAAGTGGTGCTGAAGTGGACCGGCCTTGCGCTGCGCAATCAGGCACCGGACCGTGGTGGTGAAAACGCGACGGGGCATCAGGACCTGCCGGTACTCGATCATGAAGAAGGCTTGCGTCTGGCTGCCGGCAAGGCCGATCTGGCGGCGGACATGCTCGCGATGCTGCTGGCCTCGCTCGAGGCCGACCGCGAAGCCATTCGCACAGCCCGTGACAACCAGGACCAGAACGGTCTGCTCGAACGGGTCCATCGCTTGCACGGCGCGACCCGCTACTGTGGCGTTCCACAATTGCGCGCAGCCTGCCAGCGCAGCGAAACCCTGCTCAAACAGGAAGACCCCAAGGCTGCCACCGCCCTTGATGAACTGGAGCGGGCGATCAATCGTCTGGCGGCGCAGGCGAAGATCAGCGCCTGA
- a CDS encoding 2-hydroxyacid dehydrogenase — protein MRTIVFSSQTYDRDSFLAADCPAGIELHFQPARLSLDTAPLAERHEVVCAFINDDLSAPVLERLAAGGTRLIALRSAGYNHVDLNAAKRLGLMVVRVPAYSPHAVAEHAVALILALNRRLHRAYNRTREGDFSLHGLTGFDLVGKTVGIVGTGQIGATFAKIMHGFGCELLAFDPYPNPAVEALGARYLSLAQLLEQSQIISLHCPLNEQSKHLINRDSLAHMRPGAMLINTGRGGLVDTPALIDALKDGQLGYLGLDVYEEEAQLFFEDRSDLPLQDDVLARLLTFPNVIVTAHQAFLTREALGAIAATTLHNIATWAAGSPQNQVQG, from the coding sequence ATGCGCACGATCGTTTTCAGCAGCCAGACCTACGACCGCGACAGTTTCCTAGCAGCCGATTGCCCGGCCGGCATCGAACTGCATTTTCAGCCGGCCCGGCTCAGTCTCGACACGGCACCACTGGCCGAGCGGCACGAGGTGGTCTGCGCCTTCATCAATGACGACCTCAGCGCTCCCGTGCTGGAGCGCCTGGCGGCCGGCGGCACCCGACTGATCGCCCTGCGCTCGGCCGGTTACAACCATGTCGACCTGAACGCGGCCAAACGCCTGGGGCTGATGGTCGTGCGTGTTCCGGCCTACTCGCCCCACGCGGTGGCCGAGCATGCCGTGGCATTGATTCTCGCGCTCAACAGGCGCCTGCACCGCGCCTACAACCGCACCCGCGAAGGCGATTTCAGCCTGCACGGCCTCACCGGTTTCGATCTGGTGGGCAAGACCGTCGGGATTGTCGGCACCGGCCAGATCGGCGCGACATTCGCCAAAATCATGCACGGTTTCGGCTGTGAGCTGCTGGCCTTCGATCCGTATCCGAACCCGGCGGTCGAAGCGCTGGGCGCACGCTACCTGAGCCTGGCGCAACTGCTCGAACAATCGCAGATCATCAGCCTGCACTGCCCGCTCAACGAACAGAGTAAACACCTGATCAATCGTGATTCGCTGGCGCACATGCGGCCGGGGGCGATGTTGATCAACACCGGCCGCGGCGGTCTGGTGGACACACCGGCACTGATCGATGCCCTGAAGGACGGTCAGCTGGGTTATCTGGGGCTCGATGTCTACGAAGAAGAGGCGCAGCTGTTTTTCGAAGACCGTTCCGACCTGCCGTTGCAGGACGATGTGCTGGCGCGATTACTGACCTTTCCCAACGTGATCGTCACGGCGCACCAGGCATTCCTGACCCGCGAGGCGCTGGGGGCGATTGCCGCGACCACCCTGCACAACATCGCGACCTGGGCGGCGGGATCACCGCAGAACCAGGTCCAAGGCTGA
- a CDS encoding META domain-containing protein, giving the protein MKHLALTAAVGAGLMGCAAEPVQLQQDRSYILEWIGERPLMDYSHLTVTLGDDGRAYGNGGCNHWFAPYTLDGDKLSFGKIGKTRKLCAPALMEQEQRFLQALEKVERWDVSPIEQMRFWPAEGKPLRWWLEEG; this is encoded by the coding sequence ATGAAACACCTGGCCCTGACCGCCGCTGTCGGCGCCGGCCTGATGGGCTGCGCCGCGGAGCCTGTGCAACTGCAACAGGACCGCAGCTACATTCTGGAATGGATCGGTGAACGGCCGCTGATGGACTACAGCCACCTGACCGTGACCCTCGGCGATGATGGCCGGGCATACGGCAACGGCGGCTGCAACCACTGGTTTGCGCCCTACACCCTCGATGGCGACAAGCTCAGCTTCGGCAAGATCGGCAAGACCCGCAAACTGTGTGCTCCGGCGCTGATGGAGCAAGAGCAACGCTTCCTCCAGGCTCTGGAGAAAGTGGAGCGCTGGGACGTTTCGCCCATCGAGCAGATGCGTTTCTGGCCGGCTGAAGGCAAGCCGTTGCGCTGGTGGCTGGAAGAAGGCTGA
- a CDS encoding TlpA disulfide reductase family protein, giving the protein MTRALAAALTIIGALMLGGCGNDYGIDQNGQKVASERLDKQWVVLNYWAEWCGPCRTEIPELNHLADELKGKKIGVFGVNFDNVQGEELKSASEKLGIKFTVLAQDPAELFELPRSEALPVTYIIDNKGKVREQLMGEQTAAGVMAKLEALQATN; this is encoded by the coding sequence ATGACACGGGCACTGGCAGCGGCATTGACGATCATCGGGGCGTTGATGCTGGGGGGCTGCGGTAACGACTACGGCATCGATCAGAACGGGCAGAAAGTCGCGTCCGAGCGCCTGGACAAGCAATGGGTGGTACTCAATTACTGGGCCGAATGGTGCGGTCCGTGCCGCACGGAAATCCCGGAACTCAATCATCTGGCCGACGAGCTCAAGGGCAAGAAGATCGGTGTGTTCGGGGTCAATTTCGACAACGTGCAGGGTGAAGAGCTGAAGAGCGCCAGCGAAAAACTGGGCATCAAGTTCACCGTGCTGGCGCAGGATCCGGCGGAACTGTTCGAGCTGCCGCGCAGTGAAGCCTTGCCGGTGACCTACATCATCGACAACAAGGGCAAGGTGCGGGAACAGCTGATGGGCGAGCAGACGGCGGCGGGGGTGATGGCGAAGCTTGAGGCGTTGCAGGCGACCAACTGA
- the arsC gene encoding arsenate reductase (glutaredoxin) (This arsenate reductase requires both glutathione and glutaredoxin to convert arsenate to arsenite, after which the efflux transporter formed by ArsA and ArsB can extrude the arsenite from the cell, providing resistance.), whose protein sequence is MTDLTLYHNPRCSKSRGALELLEARGLTPNVVRYLETPLDAAQIKALLGKLGISARQLLRTGEDEYKTLNLADASLTEKQLIDAIAAHPKLMERPILEAGDKAVIGRPPEQILELLP, encoded by the coding sequence ATGACCGATCTGACGCTTTATCACAACCCGCGCTGCTCGAAATCCCGCGGTGCGCTCGAACTGCTCGAAGCCCGTGGCCTGACGCCGAACGTGGTGCGCTACCTCGAAACCCCGCTGGACGCCGCGCAGATCAAGGCCTTGCTCGGCAAGCTGGGAATCAGCGCCCGGCAACTGCTGCGCACCGGCGAAGACGAATACAAGACCCTGAACCTGGCCGATGCCAGTCTCACCGAGAAACAATTGATCGACGCCATCGCGGCGCATCCCAAGCTGATGGAGCGACCGATTCTCGAAGCCGGCGACAAAGCCGTCATCGGCCGTCCGCCGGAGCAGATCCTGGAGCTGCTGCCGTGA
- the wrbA gene encoding NAD(P)H:quinone oxidoreductase, whose translation MSAPYILVLYYSRSGSTNEMARQIARGVEQAGLEARLRTVPAISTECEAVSPDIPDEGALYATLDDLKNCAGLALGSPTRFGNMAAPLKYFLDGTSNLWLTGALVGKPAGVFTSTASLHGGQETTLLSMMLPLLHHGMLITGLPYSESALLETQGGGTPYGASHHAGADGKSGLDQHEVALCRALGARLAKTAQKLGN comes from the coding sequence GTGAGTGCGCCGTACATTCTGGTTCTGTATTACAGCCGCAGCGGCTCGACCAACGAGATGGCCCGGCAGATTGCCCGCGGTGTCGAGCAAGCCGGCCTCGAAGCGCGTCTGCGCACCGTGCCGGCGATCTCCACCGAGTGCGAAGCCGTATCGCCGGACATTCCGGATGAAGGCGCGCTGTACGCCACGCTGGATGACCTGAAAAACTGCGCCGGCCTGGCCCTCGGCAGCCCGACCCGTTTCGGCAACATGGCCGCGCCGCTCAAGTATTTCCTCGACGGCACCAGCAACCTGTGGCTGACCGGCGCGCTGGTCGGCAAACCGGCCGGGGTATTCACCTCCACCGCCAGCCTGCACGGCGGTCAGGAAACCACGCTGCTGTCGATGATGCTGCCGCTGTTGCACCACGGCATGCTGATCACCGGCCTGCCCTACAGCGAATCGGCGCTGCTGGAAACCCAGGGTGGCGGCACCCCTTACGGCGCCAGCCATCACGCCGGAGCCGACGGCAAAAGCGGTCTCGATCAGCACGAAGTGGCGCTGTGCCGCGCCCTCGGCGCACGTCTGGCCAAGACGGCCCAGAAGCTGGGGAACTGA
- a CDS encoding DUF2069 domain-containing protein, whose translation MARKPKVLPAVEWLEPRVRAMRVISLLCFFGLAGLLAAYYLVFADLHGARPWVILLIELIPWIVLAPGMIMGSARGHSWMCFVVNLYFIKGALAAYDPSRQLFGVLEMIASLAVFCSALLYVRWRYQLNRKLAGEGEVSVA comes from the coding sequence ATGGCCAGAAAGCCGAAAGTCCTGCCCGCCGTCGAATGGCTGGAGCCACGGGTACGGGCGATGCGGGTGATCAGTCTGCTGTGCTTTTTCGGCCTGGCCGGATTGCTCGCCGCTTATTACCTGGTGTTCGCCGACCTGCATGGCGCGCGGCCGTGGGTGATTCTGCTGATCGAACTGATCCCGTGGATTGTGCTCGCACCGGGCATGATCATGGGCAGCGCACGCGGGCATTCGTGGATGTGCTTTGTGGTGAATCTGTATTTCATCAAGGGCGCGCTGGCGGCGTATGACCCGAGCCGTCAGCTGTTTGGCGTGCTGGAGATGATCGCCAGTCTGGCGGTGTTCTGCTCGGCGCTGCTGTATGTGCGGTGGCGGTATCAGTTGAATCGCAAGCTGGCCGGCGAAGGCGAAGTCTCCGTCGCCTGA
- a CDS encoding DNA-3-methyladenine glycosylase I encodes MRDYKWLHEYCLNRFGSAAELEAHLPVPKTPAQLRKISDDRYLSTMALRVFRAGLKHSLVDAKWPAFEEVFFKFDPEKVVLMSAEHLERLMQDARIIRHLGKLKSVPRNAQFILDVEKEKGSFGALLADWPVTDIVGLWTYLKKHGHQLGGLSAPRFLRMVGKDTFVPSYDVVAALNAQKIVDKVPSSLRDLATVQNAFNQWHEESGGRPMSQISMMLAYTVNH; translated from the coding sequence ATGCGCGACTACAAGTGGCTGCACGAATACTGTCTGAACCGCTTCGGTTCGGCGGCTGAACTGGAAGCCCATCTGCCCGTTCCCAAGACCCCGGCGCAATTGCGCAAGATCAGCGACGACCGTTACCTCTCGACCATGGCCCTGCGGGTGTTTCGCGCCGGCCTCAAGCACAGTCTGGTGGACGCCAAGTGGCCAGCCTTTGAAGAAGTGTTCTTCAAGTTCGACCCGGAAAAGGTCGTGCTGATGAGCGCCGAACACCTTGAGCGGTTGATGCAGGATGCGCGGATCATCCGTCACCTGGGCAAGCTCAAAAGCGTGCCGCGCAATGCGCAGTTCATTCTGGACGTCGAGAAAGAGAAGGGCAGCTTCGGCGCGTTGCTGGCCGACTGGCCGGTGACCGACATCGTCGGTTTGTGGACGTACCTGAAAAAGCACGGCCATCAATTGGGCGGGCTGTCGGCGCCACGCTTCTTGCGCATGGTCGGCAAGGATACGTTTGTGCCGAGCTACGACGTGGTCGCGGCGCTGAATGCGCAAAAGATTGTCGACAAGGTGCCGAGCAGTCTGCGGGATCTGGCGACGGTGCAGAATGCGTTCAACCAGTGGCATGAAGAGAGCGGTGGACGGCCGATGAGCCAGATATCGATGATGTTGGCCTATACCGTCAACCATTGA